Proteins from a genomic interval of Archangium lipolyticum:
- a CDS encoding peptidase domain-containing ABC transporter — protein MTSEHKPGLLERFPGLQRLRLGGRRRHIPEIRQMTLTDCGAACLAMVLGYHGRDMSLDEVRQIIGEARDGVSARSLLTAARLLGLRGRGISIDLDRLEYLPPATILHWRFTHFVIFERLGRNCVHIVDPEQGRRQVTLEQFSQCFTGVALLLEPADDFQEGGVRRRGGYAQLLRHLRQPDTLARILFLSLALQLFTLAIPLLTGMVVDRVIPRGDHHLLLALGLALLLVFLFQFLASLVRGYLLLELRTRVDAGMTLGFLDHMVSLPYPFFQLRPAGDLMMRLNAQATVREFLSSTALSALLDGLLVLVYLAVLLALDLPLALSVLVLGTAQVLIFVFSRQRQRSLMSQNLELEAKRQSYQVAILTGMQTFKAFGVEERAVQNYSNLFIDVLNVALARGRLTVWVDSMMSALRLGSPLFLTCLGVWRVMEGALSLGTMLSLTALASAILVPLANLVSTAGQFQLLGSYLERMDDVLVTPPERSAQHQGTQVTLAGNIELEKVSFRYSPATPLVVQDVSVRLKTGQMVAIVGRSGAGKTTLANLLLGLYLPTSGRVLYEGKDLNDLDLRSVRSQVGIVLQDPFFFNATLRENISLGDPWISQESIVEATKLAHIHDDIQTMPMQYDTLLADRGTSLSGGQRQRLSLARALARKPAVLLLDEATSALDAMTESKVQASLDALPCTRVVIAHRLSTIVRADLILVMDGGRLVEQGTHEELMALHGHYEKLVQHQTLLKAS, from the coding sequence ATGACGTCTGAGCACAAGCCCGGGTTGCTGGAGCGCTTCCCTGGCCTTCAACGGCTCCGGCTCGGTGGCCGGCGGCGCCACATCCCCGAAATCCGCCAGATGACCCTCACCGACTGCGGGGCCGCCTGCCTCGCCATGGTGCTGGGCTACCACGGCCGCGACATGAGCCTGGACGAGGTGCGGCAGATCATCGGCGAGGCGCGCGACGGTGTCTCCGCCCGCAGCCTGCTGACGGCGGCGCGCCTGCTCGGGCTGCGCGGGCGGGGCATCTCCATCGACCTGGACCGGCTCGAGTACCTCCCGCCCGCCACCATCCTCCACTGGCGCTTCACGCACTTCGTCATCTTCGAGAGGCTGGGGCGCAACTGTGTCCACATCGTCGACCCGGAGCAGGGGCGCCGGCAGGTCACCCTGGAGCAGTTCAGCCAGTGCTTCACCGGCGTGGCGCTGTTGCTCGAGCCGGCGGACGACTTCCAGGAGGGCGGTGTGCGGCGCCGTGGAGGCTACGCCCAGCTCCTGAGGCACCTGCGGCAGCCAGACACCCTGGCGCGCATCCTCTTCCTCTCACTGGCCCTACAGCTCTTCACGCTCGCCATCCCCCTGCTGACGGGAATGGTGGTGGACCGGGTCATCCCCCGCGGCGACCACCACCTGCTCCTGGCGCTGGGCCTCGCCCTGCTGCTCGTCTTCCTCTTCCAGTTCCTGGCCTCGCTCGTCCGCGGCTACCTGCTGCTGGAGCTGCGCACCCGCGTCGACGCCGGCATGACGCTGGGCTTCCTCGACCACATGGTCAGCCTGCCCTACCCGTTCTTCCAGCTCCGCCCGGCGGGCGATCTGATGATGCGGCTCAACGCCCAGGCCACCGTGCGCGAGTTCCTCTCGTCCACCGCCCTCTCCGCCCTGCTGGACGGGCTGCTGGTGCTCGTCTACCTCGCCGTCCTGCTCGCCCTGGACCTTCCCCTGGCGCTCAGCGTGCTCGTGCTGGGGACGGCCCAGGTGCTCATCTTCGTCTTCTCGCGCCAGCGGCAGCGCAGCCTCATGTCGCAGAACCTGGAGCTGGAGGCCAAACGGCAGAGCTACCAGGTGGCCATCCTCACCGGCATGCAGACGTTCAAGGCCTTCGGGGTGGAGGAGCGGGCGGTGCAGAACTACTCGAACCTCTTCATCGACGTGCTCAACGTGGCGCTCGCCCGGGGCAGGCTGACCGTCTGGGTGGATTCGATGATGAGCGCCCTGCGGCTGGGCTCGCCCCTCTTCCTCACCTGCCTGGGCGTGTGGCGCGTGATGGAGGGCGCGCTCAGCCTGGGCACCATGCTGAGCCTGACGGCGCTGGCCTCCGCCATCCTCGTGCCCCTGGCCAACCTGGTCTCCACGGCCGGGCAGTTCCAGCTGCTCGGCAGCTACCTCGAGCGCATGGACGACGTGCTCGTCACGCCCCCCGAGCGCTCCGCCCAACACCAGGGCACCCAGGTGACCCTGGCGGGCAACATCGAGCTGGAGAAGGTGTCCTTCCGCTACAGCCCGGCCACGCCGCTGGTGGTGCAGGACGTGTCGGTGCGGCTGAAGACGGGGCAGATGGTGGCCATCGTCGGCCGCTCGGGCGCGGGGAAGACGACGCTCGCCAACCTGCTGCTGGGACTGTACCTGCCCACCTCCGGCCGGGTGCTCTACGAGGGCAAGGACCTGAACGACCTGGACCTGCGCTCGGTGCGGAGCCAGGTGGGCATCGTCCTGCAGGATCCGTTCTTCTTCAACGCCACGCTGCGCGAGAACATCTCCCTGGGGGACCCGTGGATTTCGCAGGAGAGCATCGTCGAGGCCACGAAGCTGGCCCACATCCACGATGACATTCAAACCATGCCCATGCAGTACGACACGCTGCTGGCGGACCGGGGCACGTCGCTCTCGGGAGGACAGCGGCAGCGGCTGTCCCTGGCCCGGGCCCTGGCGCGCAAGCCCGCGGTGCTGCTGCTGGACGAGGCCACCAGCGCGCTGGACGCCATGACCGAGTCCAAGGTGCAGGCGTCGCTGGACGCCCTCCCCTGCACGCGCGTCGTCATCGCCCACCGGCTGAGCACCATCGTGCGCGCGGACCTCATCCTCGTCATGGACGGCGGACGCCTGGTGGAGCAGGGCACCCACGAGGAATTGATGGCGCTCCACGGCCATTACGAGAAGCTCGTCCAGCACCAGACGCTGCTCAAGGCGTCGTGA
- a CDS encoding efflux RND transporter periplasmic adaptor subunit, whose translation MLLSVLAGVWVRRLAETTPPPASTPPPGWARKAPAADAPDGSADGFLGVIVARQSVDLAPVIEGRVESVRVQVGERVSRGDIIATLDTRAMERELAIAEAELLEARADEQVATHEQEEARERLKRREQPQQRLTGAVSEEELATARYQERVATAKQERARAQVQQKEARVRQCRQRIEDATLVAPFDGLVASRLVDPGALVSSGRPIIHLLRAAGREVRFAIPEQRVLEVRVGQRVHVAVQGHEVTLGGQVHDLSPEVDVAARVLFGTASLEEPEGSPLPSGTVVRVSLVRESGNDGGVTAP comes from the coding sequence GTGCTCCTGTCCGTCCTGGCGGGGGTGTGGGTGCGGCGGCTCGCCGAGACCACGCCCCCGCCCGCCTCCACGCCTCCCCCCGGGTGGGCGCGGAAGGCTCCCGCCGCCGACGCGCCAGACGGCTCCGCCGACGGCTTCCTGGGGGTCATCGTCGCCAGGCAGTCCGTGGACCTCGCGCCCGTCATCGAAGGGCGGGTCGAGAGCGTCCGGGTCCAGGTGGGCGAGCGCGTCTCCCGGGGCGACATCATCGCCACGCTCGACACGCGGGCCATGGAGCGCGAGCTCGCCATCGCCGAGGCGGAGCTGCTGGAGGCCCGGGCCGACGAGCAGGTCGCCACCCATGAGCAGGAAGAGGCTCGCGAGCGCCTGAAGCGGCGCGAGCAGCCCCAGCAGCGCCTCACCGGCGCCGTCTCCGAGGAGGAGCTGGCCACGGCCCGCTACCAGGAGCGCGTGGCGACGGCGAAGCAGGAGCGCGCACGCGCCCAGGTCCAGCAGAAGGAAGCGCGCGTCAGACAGTGCCGGCAGCGCATCGAGGACGCGACCCTCGTGGCTCCTTTCGACGGGCTGGTGGCCAGCCGCCTCGTGGATCCCGGAGCGCTCGTGTCCTCCGGGCGCCCCATCATCCACCTGCTGCGCGCCGCGGGCCGCGAGGTGCGCTTCGCCATCCCCGAGCAGCGGGTGCTCGAGGTGCGGGTGGGCCAGCGCGTGCACGTGGCCGTCCAGGGCCATGAGGTGACGCTGGGGGGACAGGTCCACGACCTCTCCCCGGAGGTGGACGTGGCCGCCCGTGTGCTGTTCGGCACCGCCAGCCTGGAGGAGCCAGAGGGTTCTCCCCTGCCCTCGGGCACGGTGGTCCGGGTCTCCCTCGTCCGGGAGTCCGGGAACGACGGAGGAGTGACCGCCCCATGA
- a CDS encoding CBM96 family carbohydrate-binding protein, whose translation MKYRGSSKTRCAGGVAALVLLTHCAGPEPEARATDLAVPQKPGVLRQEVASPTTLTFTASEDAYVSYSAQMENFGGADSLRVDLSPEEWGYLRFDVTGVTGTVTRATLRLYATESSVLGPRVFSSSKEWTEEGITFRNHPGTSGGVLDAAGAISSGSWVEYNVTSAVRGNGQLGFTLVGTSNDAVSFASSENSREDRRPQLILTVASEPDCMPRTATRIFDPQATYDAHVSQSQPTRRFGSEPRLLVDSAPDRLEAFVQFRYGYSDEWRVRQTKLRLYATDASPDGPLLYRVSDDWPTPGTQDFDWNTRPALIGAPVGNLGAVEAGTWVEYDVSSLVTTTHGIYSFGLVPESTNGVDFVSADSPSYELRPRLNITLESPPYCSYRGTGGGPTGWTRHYGGAGTEQLHAMATDTYGNFVAAGQFGDAPFPNGKGFALARYAADGTPVWTRQVTTENVWVRAISLTPDGNILVVGFYDGAPDLGTGPLPTSSQPNALFLAKFSPTGQTEWTRGFVATYVSQPDGTLEQWAITPSVVTSDATGGLIVVGTFYGEVDLGGGKLFAGSASVYREDPFPGGFVARFTREGQHVWSRALEAKPSQDPTRIRAVALDTEGNALIGGRVNKENDLGDGPVASAGAFIAKYSASGAFQWKRLFPEVYGEITTLRYKQPRFVYFAANLGGSFTFGGRTYTGGDPDDLNYPDNVSGFFGALHNDTGTDQWIRQPGLVTLNGLVVADNFVAVTGKGLTYDLGGGTLGGFNPSPFVASYTETGAHRWSRSFDPDLGDAFGQPQLFLAPQTSGQVLVGGNFSTPIQHDGTTYTPRGSSDLLYFQLKP comes from the coding sequence ATGAAGTATCGGGGGTCGTCGAAAACGAGGTGTGCGGGGGGCGTCGCGGCACTGGTGTTGTTGACCCACTGCGCCGGCCCGGAGCCGGAGGCACGGGCAACGGACCTGGCAGTGCCCCAGAAGCCCGGCGTCTTGCGGCAGGAGGTGGCGTCACCCACGACGCTGACCTTCACGGCGAGCGAGGACGCCTACGTGAGCTACTCCGCCCAGATGGAGAACTTCGGCGGCGCCGACTCGTTGCGCGTGGACCTCTCGCCCGAGGAGTGGGGCTACCTGCGGTTCGACGTCACGGGGGTGACGGGGACGGTGACGCGGGCGACGCTGCGGCTGTACGCGACGGAGAGCAGCGTGCTCGGGCCCCGGGTCTTCTCCTCCTCCAAGGAGTGGACGGAGGAGGGCATCACGTTCCGCAATCATCCCGGCACGAGCGGCGGCGTCCTGGATGCCGCGGGGGCCATCTCCAGCGGCTCCTGGGTCGAATACAACGTGACGAGCGCGGTGCGCGGCAATGGTCAGCTCGGCTTCACCCTGGTGGGCACCTCGAATGACGCGGTGAGCTTCGCCTCGAGCGAGAACAGCCGGGAGGATCGCCGGCCCCAGCTCATCCTCACCGTGGCGTCCGAACCCGACTGCATGCCGCGCACCGCCACGCGCATCTTCGACCCCCAGGCGACCTACGACGCACACGTCTCCCAGAGCCAGCCCACGCGCCGCTTCGGAAGCGAGCCTCGGCTGCTCGTGGACTCGGCACCCGACCGGCTGGAAGCCTTCGTCCAGTTCCGCTACGGCTACTCCGATGAGTGGCGGGTGCGGCAGACGAAGCTGCGGCTCTACGCCACCGATGCCTCCCCCGATGGCCCGCTGCTCTACCGCGTCAGCGATGACTGGCCCACCCCGGGGACCCAGGACTTCGATTGGAACACCCGCCCGGCACTCATCGGTGCCCCGGTGGGCAACCTCGGCGCCGTCGAGGCCGGCACCTGGGTGGAGTACGACGTGTCGAGCCTGGTGACGACCACCCACGGCATCTACAGCTTCGGCCTCGTTCCCGAGTCCACCAACGGGGTGGACTTCGTCTCGGCGGACTCGCCCTCGTACGAGCTGCGCCCCCGGCTGAACATCACCCTCGAATCCCCGCCCTACTGCTCCTACCGGGGCACGGGCGGCGGCCCCACCGGGTGGACACGGCATTACGGCGGCGCGGGCACCGAGCAGTTGCATGCCATGGCCACCGACACGTATGGGAACTTCGTGGCGGCGGGCCAGTTCGGAGACGCTCCGTTCCCCAACGGCAAGGGCTTCGCCCTCGCGCGCTACGCCGCGGACGGCACGCCCGTATGGACCCGTCAGGTGACCACGGAAAACGTGTGGGTGCGGGCCATCTCCCTCACGCCCGACGGCAACATCCTCGTGGTGGGCTTCTACGATGGCGCTCCGGACCTGGGCACGGGCCCACTGCCCACCAGCTCCCAGCCCAATGCGCTCTTCCTCGCGAAGTTCTCCCCCACCGGACAGACCGAGTGGACCCGCGGCTTCGTCGCCACCTACGTGAGCCAGCCCGATGGAACACTCGAGCAATGGGCGATCACACCGTCGGTGGTGACCAGCGATGCCACGGGCGGCCTCATCGTCGTGGGCACCTTCTACGGCGAGGTGGACCTCGGGGGCGGAAAGCTCTTCGCGGGCTCCGCCAGCGTCTACCGCGAGGATCCCTTTCCGGGTGGCTTCGTCGCCAGATTCACCCGCGAGGGCCAACACGTCTGGTCGCGGGCTCTCGAGGCGAAGCCTTCCCAGGACCCGACGCGGATCCGCGCCGTGGCGCTCGACACGGAAGGCAACGCCCTCATCGGCGGCAGGGTGAACAAGGAAAACGACCTCGGTGATGGACCCGTGGCGAGCGCCGGGGCCTTCATCGCGAAGTACAGCGCCTCCGGAGCGTTCCAATGGAAGCGGCTGTTCCCCGAGGTTTACGGCGAGATCACCACCCTCCGGTACAAGCAGCCGCGCTTCGTGTACTTCGCCGCCAACCTGGGCGGAAGCTTCACCTTCGGAGGGCGGACGTACACGGGAGGCGATCCGGACGACCTGAACTACCCGGACAACGTCAGCGGCTTCTTCGGCGCGCTGCACAACGATACGGGCACCGACCAGTGGATCCGCCAACCGGGGCTCGTCACCCTCAATGGGCTCGTCGTGGCGGACAACTTCGTCGCGGTCACCGGCAAGGGGCTCACCTATGATCTGGGCGGTGGAACGCTCGGGGGTTTCAACCCCAGTCCCTTCGTGGCGAGCTACACCGAGACGGGTGCCCACCGCTGGTCCCGCTCCTTCGACCCGGACCTCGGGGATGCATTCGGCCAGCCCCAGCTCTTCCTGGCGCCCCAGACCTCGGGACAGGTGCTGGTGGGCGGCAACTTCAGCACGCCCATCCAACACGACGGGACGACCTACACGCCGCGAGGCAGCTCCGACCTGCTCTACTTCCAGTTGAAGCCGTAG
- a CDS encoding RNA polymerase sigma factor — translation MTPALQPDISTLYRRHIVLVRNCALRILGEPAAAEDVAQEVFIRFLRHRDRSGNERDTAAFLYKTSTHLAINRLRDARRRDSLQQIHGPQGEPESPHSPEDGLALRKVLAEADAEQAQIAACYFIHGMEHEEIAELLGIPRRTVGRRLEKFREHAERMLQGVHRKEAPHAG, via the coding sequence ATGACTCCCGCTCTCCAACCCGACATCTCCACGCTCTACCGGCGCCACATCGTGCTGGTGCGCAACTGTGCGTTGCGCATCCTCGGAGAGCCCGCCGCCGCGGAGGACGTGGCGCAGGAGGTGTTCATCCGCTTCCTGCGGCACCGTGACCGCAGTGGCAACGAGCGGGACACGGCCGCGTTCCTCTACAAGACGAGCACCCACCTGGCCATCAACCGGCTGCGCGACGCGCGCCGCCGGGACAGCCTGCAACAGATTCACGGGCCTCAGGGGGAGCCGGAGAGCCCCCACTCGCCCGAGGATGGGCTGGCGCTGCGCAAGGTGCTCGCCGAGGCGGATGCGGAGCAGGCCCAGATCGCCGCCTGCTACTTCATCCACGGCATGGAGCACGAGGAGATCGCCGAACTGCTCGGCATCCCCCGCCGTACCGTGGGCCGGCGGCTCGAGAAGTTCCGCGAGCACGCCGAGCGGATGCTGCAAGGCGTTCACAGGAAGGAGGCTCCCCATGCCGGCTGA
- a CDS encoding HlyD family efflux transporter periplasmic adaptor subunit — MSQDTPSGQAPEAKPAPAPKPSAASVYRKAALDFYRQDRREQGDVLHLSPAWARWTYWLLTVLLLAGLLYCLLGRAHEYASGPAVLRVEGRTDLTVQAPGVVATVEVLPGQRVERGQTLVTFQAQEEADAAARLTREIELHLVRFMRNPSDVAAHQALTTLNAERELALARVEARTLKAPHAGVVGDVRIQPGQYLAAGTRVLSLVEEEAPVSLVAMLPGYYRPFLRPGMPLRVELEGFRYDYRELVIESVGDQVIGPNEVRRFLGPDLADALTLEGSAVLVKARLPSHTFVNEGRVLGYFDGMVARAEARVRTERILTLLFPALKGLLPDDV, encoded by the coding sequence ATGAGCCAGGACACCCCCAGCGGCCAGGCCCCGGAGGCGAAACCCGCTCCGGCGCCGAAACCCTCGGCCGCCAGCGTCTACCGGAAGGCGGCCCTGGACTTCTATCGCCAGGACCGGCGCGAGCAGGGAGACGTGCTGCACCTGTCTCCCGCCTGGGCGCGGTGGACGTACTGGCTGCTGACCGTCCTGCTGCTGGCGGGACTCCTTTATTGTCTGCTCGGCCGCGCGCACGAGTACGCCTCCGGCCCCGCCGTCCTGCGTGTGGAGGGGCGGACGGACCTGACGGTGCAGGCGCCGGGCGTGGTGGCCACCGTGGAAGTCCTTCCCGGCCAGCGCGTGGAGCGAGGACAGACGCTGGTGACGTTCCAGGCGCAGGAGGAGGCCGACGCGGCCGCCCGGCTGACGCGGGAGATAGAGCTCCACCTCGTGCGCTTCATGCGAAACCCCTCGGACGTCGCCGCGCACCAGGCGCTCACGACACTGAATGCCGAGCGGGAGCTGGCGCTCGCGCGCGTGGAGGCCCGCACCTTGAAGGCGCCCCACGCGGGAGTCGTGGGAGACGTGCGCATCCAGCCCGGCCAGTACCTGGCCGCCGGCACCCGTGTGCTCTCGCTCGTCGAGGAGGAGGCGCCGGTGTCGCTGGTGGCCATGCTGCCCGGCTACTACCGCCCCTTCCTGCGCCCGGGCATGCCGCTGCGCGTGGAGCTGGAGGGCTTCCGCTACGACTACCGCGAGCTGGTCATCGAGTCGGTGGGGGACCAGGTCATCGGACCCAACGAGGTCCGCCGCTTCCTGGGGCCGGACCTGGCGGATGCCCTCACCCTCGAGGGCTCCGCCGTCCTGGTGAAGGCCCGCCTGCCCTCGCACACGTTCGTCAACGAGGGCCGGGTGCTCGGCTACTTCGACGGCATGGTGGCGCGCGCGGAGGCCCGCGTCCGCACCGAGCGCATCCTCACCCTGCTCTTCCCCGCCCTGAAAGGACTGCTCCCCGATGACGTCTGA